GAACGTGTCCTGTGATGGGGTTCAGCTTGACCTCTGCCTCGGCGAAGCCAGCCTCGCGGGCGAGATCCTGTGCAAACGCCTTCTTGTTTCCCTCAATCTTCTTGACAATGGTGAATTTGGACGAGCCGGCGGCCTTTGTGCGCGCGTAGACGGGGAATTGGTTCGAGGGGGTGAGGCTGACGACGTACGGTCTCGCTGTGGTCTTTGGTGAGCTCGTCGTTGTCGTCTCGGCGGCAGCGGTTGTGGAGGAGAAGCGTATTGAGGGGAGGAAGGCGGTTGTTCTTGGGGTAAGGAGGGAGGTGAGCTGGGGCCGGGCGAGGGCGGCGCTCCTGACTGCTGAGCGCATCTTGAAGTATGTGGTTCGGACGCTCAAGTCTTTGGGTATCGTTTCGAGGCACAGATATGGCGAGGGTTCGGTTGGGCAGGGCTCTGTTGGGCGTTTGACTGGACCTTTAGCTGGGACGGAGAGCGGTACAGAGGTTTCTGGTGATGAAGGGATTCGCGCCGGTTGAAGCTCGGATCAACTGGGAGCGTGTCGAGGGACCGTGCACTTGACGTTGAATTCACCGACAACACCCCACAGTTTTCTAGAGGTGTAGACGTTCTTAGGTAAGCTACCCGTGGGCCACCAAGATACAACAAAGCTGTCCTTCCAGTGGTTCAGGCGTTAGGCGGGAGCGGCAAAACCACGGCACAAAGCCCCCCACCAAACCTGCCCTTTGGCGAAAATGCCCAAAACTCTTTCTGCCCCTCAGCGGAAGGAAAAGATTGAGCAAAAGACGATCGCGCAGACCCCGAACCGGACGGCCGACGACACCACACCCccctccctcctcctcctcccctcaGGCGACGACTCCATACCTCGATTTTCTCGATCCGGTATTTTCCAAAATTGCCTCCCGACCGACAACACTTACACTCATCCACCACCCGAAAATACACCTCGCCCATCATGGAGGATGTCTATGCCGCCCTCGGCGAGGAGAGCATCCTGCCCAAGCTCGCGTCGCAGCTGTCCCGCCACCTCGTCTTCCCGCTGATCGAGTTCGAGGCCGGCCGTGCCGAGGAGAAGGGCGACGATGCCGGTGCCCGCAAGATCCTTGCCGGCAAGATCAAGCTGCTCGAGGATACCAACATGGCCGACTACGTCGCCCAGCTGTACCAGGACCTCAACGGCGGCGCCGAGGCGCCTGCCGAGTACGCCAAGAAGCGCAACGAGGTTATTGCGCAGCTTGAGAAGTACGAGCAGGACACGGCCAAGATCTCGGAGCTGTTGACTCGCGAGGACGTCGTTGGCGCCCTGCGCAGCGACAAGGTTGCCAACTTGGAGTTCTTGAAGAAGGATCACGATGTGAGTGGCCTTGTGTCCCTGCTAGCTTCGGAGGTGATACACGGGCGCATATGCTGACTGGAATGCTACCAAAACAGGTCACCATCGAGATGGTCAACGCCCTGTACGAGTTTGGCCAGTTCCAGTTCCGCTGCGGCAACTACGGCGCCGCTGCCGAGCTGCTGTACCAGTTCCGTGTCCTGTCCACCGACAACGACCGCGTCGCCTCTGCCACCTGGGGTAAGCTCGCCTCCGAGATCCTCACCACCAACTGGGACTCTGCCGTCGAGGAGATTATGAAGGTCAAGGAGAGCATCGACAGCAAGCTCTTCAACAACCCCCGCGCGCAGCTCGACCACCGCACCATGCTGGTCCACTGGGCCCTCTTCCCCCTCTTCAACCACGAGGCCGCCCGCGAGCCCATCCTGGACCTCTTCTTCTCCGCCGCCTACATCAACACCATCCAGACCGCCTGCCCGTGGGTCCTGCGCTACCTCATCGCCGCCGTCATCACCGGCCGCTCCCGCTCCCGCAACTCCTCCCTGCAGGCCAAGCAGATGAAGGACATTATCCGCTACGTCCGCCAGGAGGCCTACGAGTACGCCGACCCCGTCACCGAGTTCGTCTCGGCCCTGTACGTCGCCCACGACTTCAACGCCGCCCGCGAGGCCCTCCGCAAGGCCGAGGAGGTCTGCCGTGCCGACTTCTTCCTCATGTCGTCGTCCGACGCTTTCGTCGACGCCGCGCGCCACCTCATCTGCGAGAGCTACTGCAAGATCTTCTCCCGCATGAACATCCGCGACCTCTCCGCCAAGCTCGGCCTCAACCCCGACGACGGCGAGAAGTGGATCGTCAACCTCATCCGCGAGACCCGCCTCGACGCAAAGATTGACAGCCAGGAGGGCACCGTCATCATGAACCACCCGCCCAACAACGTCTACCAGCAGGTCATTGAGAAGACGAAGGGCGGCTTCTTCCGCACGCAGGTGCTCACCGCCGCCGTCTCCAAGTAGGATCTGGCTTCCCCGACGGAGCGGCGCCAGCACCAGTATGAGCAGAAGCAAAAGCTACAGCAGATGCTTTGGGATTATtgagaagaagggcaagcATGAAGAAGAATCGCTAGCTTAATGGCCACCCACGAATCACATATGATTTCAAGACGATTACCGTACAAAAAAAGATGGGAAATTGTTTTTTTGGTGATCCAAAAAGAAGAAGGGGGGAGAAAACCCgggttttc
The Colletotrichum lupini chromosome 6, complete sequence DNA segment above includes these coding regions:
- a CDS encoding eIF3 subunit 6 N terminal domain-containing protein — its product is PEPDGRRHHTPLPPPPPLRRRLHTSIFSIRYFPKLPPDRQHLHSSTTRKYTSPIMEDVYAALGEESILPKLASQLSRHLVFPLIEFEAGRAEEKGDDAGARKILAGKIKLLEDTNMADYVAQLYQDLNGGAEAPAEYAKKRNEVIAQLEKYEQDTAKISELLTREDVVGALRSDKVANLEFLKKDHDVTIEMVNALYEFGQFQFRCGNYGAAAELLYQFRVLSTDNDRVASATWGKLASEILTTNWDSAVEEIMKVKESIDSKLFNNPRAQLDHRTMLVHWALFPLFNHEAAREPILDLFFSAAYINTIQTACPWVLRYLIAAVITGRSRSRNSSLQAKQMKDIIRYVRQEAYEYADPVTEFVSALYVAHDFNAAREALRKAEEVCRADFFLMSSSDAFVDAARHLICESYCKIFSRMNIRDLSAKLGLNPDDGEKWIVNLIRETRLDAKIDSQEGTVIMNHPPNNVYQQVIEKTKGGFFRTQVLTAAVSK